In a single window of the Nodularia spumigena CCY9414 genome:
- a CDS encoding YgfZ/GcvT domain-containing protein has product MPTSATDAKDAAAIEAATEGVAVCDRSHWGRIRVSDDDHLRFLHNQSTNDFQSLKPGQGCDTVMVSSTARTIDLVSAYVLEDAVLLLTSPSRREALFQWLDRYIFYADKVQLQDITNETSTFSLIGAKSDAIVEKLGAGAIIGKPYGSHQQVDGVMVAVGSGLAEPGYTLILPNSEKAQLWQQILELGAVELSDRAWDMLRILQGRPAPDAELTDDYNPLEVGLWQTISFNKGCYIGQETIARLNTYKGVKQYLWGIRLNAPVEVGSAITVGDEKVGKLTSYTETANGHFGLGYIRSKAGGVGLKVQVGETEGEVVEIPFVSHEYPQ; this is encoded by the coding sequence ATGCCAACATCTGCAACTGACGCTAAAGACGCAGCAGCTATCGAAGCCGCAACAGAAGGGGTTGCTGTATGCGATCGCTCTCACTGGGGACGCATCCGTGTTTCTGATGATGACCATCTGCGGTTTTTACACAATCAAAGCACAAACGATTTCCAAAGTCTCAAGCCCGGACAAGGCTGTGATACCGTGATGGTGTCATCCACCGCCCGCACCATTGACTTAGTGAGCGCCTATGTTTTAGAGGATGCAGTGCTGTTGCTGACTTCCCCTAGCCGTCGTGAAGCTCTTTTTCAATGGCTGGATCGCTACATCTTTTATGCTGATAAAGTGCAACTGCAAGATATAACAAATGAAACATCAACCTTCAGCCTCATTGGTGCAAAAAGTGATGCAATAGTTGAAAAACTGGGTGCTGGGGCAATTATTGGTAAACCCTATGGTAGTCATCAACAAGTTGACGGGGTAATGGTAGCGGTGGGTAGCGGCTTGGCTGAACCTGGATATACGCTGATTTTGCCCAATTCCGAAAAAGCGCAACTATGGCAGCAGATTTTAGAATTAGGGGCGGTAGAATTGAGCGATCGCGCCTGGGATATGTTACGTATTTTACAAGGCAGGCCAGCGCCAGATGCGGAACTTACAGATGATTACAATCCCTTAGAAGTGGGTTTATGGCAAACGATTTCTTTTAATAAAGGCTGCTACATCGGTCAAGAAACCATCGCCAGGTTAAATACATATAAAGGTGTAAAACAGTACCTCTGGGGTATCCGGCTGAATGCACCTGTGGAAGTTGGCAGTGCGATTACAGTTGGAGATGAAAAAGTTGGTAAACTTACCAGTTATACTGAAACAGCTAACGGTCATTTTGGACTAGGTTACATTCGCAGCAAAGCTGGTGGTGTTGGTTTAAAAGTTCAAGTAGGAGAAACTGAAGGCGAAGTTGTAGAAATACCGTTTGTTTCTCACGAATACCCACAATAA
- a CDS encoding glycoside hydrolase family 15 protein, with amino-acid sequence MKTVTELQARLEHYYQQIKTIILTRQNPITGLLPASTAITPHGDYTDAWVRDNVYSILGVWGLALAYRKIDEDKGRTYELEHSVTKLMRGLLFAMLRQSHKVEQFKHTQSPLDGLHAKYNTATADIVVGDDEWGHLQLDATSIFLLMLAQMTASGLQIIYTIDEVNFVQNLVYYIGRAYRTPDYGIWERGNKINHGSAELNASSVGMAKAALEAINGLDLFGVRGSQASVIHVLPDEIARARITLESLLPRESASKEIDAALLSIISYPAFAIEDVQLRDRTFNDIIHKLQGKYGCKRFLRDGHQTVLEDGKRLHYEPGELKQFEHIECEWPLFFTYLFLDGLFRGDSQQAKNYQERLESLLIERDGIGLLPELYYVLDDHVEAERLTPQSQTRVPNENVPLVWAQSLYFLGQLLNEELIAVGDIDPLGRHLSGGRKREALVQIALIAEDEELQKKLEVYGIEAQTPQQVEPIQVRKAGELSAIYTQIGRNNKLGLTGRPVRRLRSLTTSRFFRIHNETIVFLPSFLDSQQFYLTLDYHFLLDQIRSELAYIQDYWLDLGRPTLTLMLTHTMLEIGSEALLELMQELKDGVCNGVQVKLGRLNQLMLTAKMQKIDFLPDADFSQAPMQNAGPRCYYLAYHPGENWRLGHTQEFQMECETNLGLLLSSLRSSENIYEQIELLQTLIRLQGLTFDTGFGGPQRPVTAADLLDEVYTKAGDLGIWAVVRRAAGLRQMVDISLSDTVTSILVRGKQIAVGRAYSKSSLISVPMPHMEITEKINNFCREDIRDRVLTQEIIIYLGVLMRSEPELFQGLLTLRVGYLILLITSELAQELGVTQDEAYERLMELSPFEVKMRLHQVLTGYTGISKLLRQQESLHVKQKETDIAWVVLATEKEETTVPLGGWRRFRQAEGALNRVPKDFFQQVWLLMKHCKGIVIGDKLERRNRLDSELMLSEMTAGEKNFALRIEHLLNKIEAPEYRKVNIEALMELATIVANNPSLQIEEYIVLDVLIGHAVRLAWLEHHPERGDRYDEDKASAWGSFYNTSPQDCVSYILKAFRFLTEFVKEI; translated from the coding sequence ATGAAAACAGTCACCGAATTGCAAGCTCGATTGGAACATTATTACCAGCAAATCAAGACAATCATTCTAACGCGTCAGAATCCCATCACTGGTTTGCTTCCTGCGAGTACCGCAATAACCCCCCACGGTGATTATACAGATGCTTGGGTACGAGATAACGTTTACAGCATTTTGGGAGTTTGGGGTTTAGCCCTGGCCTATCGTAAGATTGACGAAGATAAGGGACGCACCTATGAACTAGAGCATAGTGTCACCAAGCTGATGCGGGGGCTACTATTTGCGATGTTGCGTCAGTCCCATAAAGTAGAACAATTTAAACATACTCAGTCCCCCCTGGATGGGTTACACGCCAAATACAACACCGCTACCGCCGATATTGTAGTGGGTGATGACGAATGGGGACATTTACAACTTGATGCTACATCTATATTTTTGTTGATGCTGGCACAAATGACCGCTTCAGGATTGCAAATTATTTATACGATTGATGAAGTAAATTTTGTGCAGAACTTGGTTTACTATATTGGACGGGCTTACCGGACACCAGATTATGGCATTTGGGAACGAGGTAATAAAATTAATCATGGTAGTGCGGAGTTAAATGCTAGTTCAGTAGGTATGGCTAAAGCCGCTTTAGAAGCTATTAATGGACTAGATTTGTTTGGTGTGCGTGGTAGTCAAGCCTCAGTAATTCATGTTTTACCCGATGAAATCGCCCGCGCCCGCATTACTTTAGAATCTTTGTTACCCAGAGAATCAGCTTCTAAAGAAATTGATGCTGCACTATTGAGTATTATTAGTTATCCAGCTTTTGCAATTGAAGATGTGCAACTACGCGACCGCACATTTAATGATATTATTCATAAACTCCAAGGGAAATACGGTTGCAAACGCTTCTTACGTGATGGACACCAAACGGTTTTAGAAGATGGCAAACGCTTACATTACGAACCTGGGGAACTGAAGCAATTCGAGCATATTGAATGTGAATGGCCTTTATTTTTCACTTATTTATTTTTAGATGGGTTATTTCGTGGTGACAGCCAGCAAGCTAAAAATTACCAAGAACGTTTGGAGTCATTACTAATTGAACGTGATGGCATAGGTTTATTACCAGAACTTTATTATGTGTTAGATGACCATGTAGAAGCTGAAAGGTTAACGCCCCAAAGTCAAACTCGCGTACCTAACGAAAATGTTCCTTTAGTCTGGGCGCAAAGTTTATATTTTCTCGGTCAGCTATTAAATGAAGAATTAATCGCAGTTGGGGATATTGACCCGTTAGGAAGACATTTGTCTGGGGGGAGAAAACGCGAGGCTTTAGTACAAATTGCTTTGATAGCTGAGGATGAAGAGTTACAAAAAAAATTAGAAGTTTATGGAATTGAAGCTCAAACACCCCAGCAAGTAGAACCGATTCAAGTTAGAAAAGCTGGCGAACTTTCCGCTATTTATACTCAAATTGGACGTAACAACAAACTGGGTTTAACTGGTCGTCCAGTGCGGCGGTTGCGGAGTTTGACCACATCTCGATTTTTTCGGATTCACAATGAGACAATTGTCTTTTTACCTTCGTTTTTGGATTCGCAACAGTTTTATTTAACCCTTGATTACCACTTTCTACTCGACCAAATTAGAAGTGAACTGGCTTATATTCAAGATTATTGGCTTGATTTGGGTCGTCCTACCCTAACTTTAATGTTAACCCATACCATGTTAGAAATCGGTTCTGAGGCGTTATTAGAACTGATGCAAGAACTTAAAGATGGTGTGTGTAACGGTGTACAGGTAAAATTGGGGCGACTAAATCAACTAATGCTGACAGCCAAGATGCAAAAGATTGATTTTCTCCCAGATGCGGACTTCTCCCAAGCACCGATGCAAAACGCCGGGCCTCGTTGCTATTACCTGGCTTATCATCCTGGGGAAAACTGGCGTTTAGGACATACCCAAGAATTCCAGATGGAATGCGAAACTAACTTGGGATTATTACTTTCTTCTTTGCGTTCATCGGAAAATATCTATGAACAAATTGAGTTATTACAAACTTTAATTCGTTTGCAGGGGCTAACATTTGATACAGGTTTTGGTGGTCCACAACGTCCTGTAACAGCAGCCGATTTACTGGATGAAGTCTATACTAAAGCCGGCGATTTAGGCATTTGGGCGGTGGTACGTCGGGCGGCTGGATTAAGACAAATGGTTGATATCAGCTTGTCAGATACAGTGACGAGTATTTTAGTCAGGGGTAAGCAAATTGCTGTGGGTAGAGCTTACAGTAAATCATCCCTGATTTCTGTACCTATGCCCCACATGGAAATTACTGAGAAAATTAATAATTTTTGTCGTGAAGATATCCGCGATCGCGTCCTCACACAAGAGATTATCATTTATCTTGGGGTCTTAATGCGATCAGAACCTGAACTATTTCAAGGGTTACTAACTCTGAGAGTTGGCTATCTGATATTATTAATTACCAGTGAATTAGCACAAGAGTTAGGTGTCACTCAAGATGAAGCCTATGAACGCTTGATGGAACTTTCACCATTTGAAGTGAAAATGCGCTTACATCAAGTATTAACAGGTTACACAGGTATCAGTAAATTATTACGCCAACAGGAATCACTCCACGTTAAGCAAAAAGAAACTGATATTGCTTGGGTAGTGCTAGCGACTGAAAAAGAAGAAACTACAGTTCCCCTTGGTGGTTGGCGAAGATTTCGCCAAGCCGAGGGAGCATTAAACCGCGTCCCCAAAGACTTCTTCCAGCAGGTTTGGCTATTAATGAAACATTGTAAAGGGATTGTGATTGGCGATAAACTAGAGCGCCGCAATCGTTTAGATAGTGAGCTAATGTTATCAGAAATGACAGCCGGCGAAAAGAACTTTGCCCTGAGAATTGAGCATTTACTGAATAAAATTGAAGCTCCAGAATACCGGAAAGTCAACATTGAAGCCTTAATGGAATTAGCCACAATTGTCGCAAATAACCCCAGCCTACAAATAGAAGAATATATAGTATTAGACGTATTAATTGGCCATGCAGTCAGATTAGCATGGTTAGAACACCATCCCGAAAGAGGCGATCGCTATGATGAAGACAAAGCCTCAGCCTGGGGTTCCTTTTATAATACCTCACCTCAAGATTGCGTGAGTTATATATTAAAAGCCTTTAGATTCTTAACAGAATTTGTCAAAGAGATTTAA
- a CDS encoding MotA/TolQ/ExbB proton channel family protein, translating to MDILDLFEKGGPAMWPLFVLSVLSISVIFERLWFWLRIMTQEKEIVERVLNAAQDSWEIAADIARKARHQPIGRFLYAPLSYPKRDPETFRLALESTAEDELAGMRRGEKLLEAVIALSPLLGLLGTVLGLIQSLRSIRIGDLGTESTAGVTTGIGESLISTATGLIVAIISLVFYRLFQSFVVDQVKIFRKAGNEMELLYRQSPPDYDKIASVIVEESIPESVTPPRKREKKPFPKPPEPPNTPDSLESVDPEQ from the coding sequence GTGGATATTTTAGATTTGTTTGAAAAGGGCGGCCCAGCGATGTGGCCCTTGTTTGTGTTGTCCGTTCTGTCTATCAGCGTGATTTTCGAGCGTCTGTGGTTCTGGTTACGAATCATGACTCAAGAAAAGGAAATAGTGGAACGTGTCCTGAATGCAGCCCAAGATAGTTGGGAAATCGCGGCGGATATTGCCAGAAAGGCGCGCCATCAGCCGATTGGAAGGTTTCTCTATGCCCCGTTAAGCTACCCGAAACGTGATCCCGAAACCTTTCGACTCGCACTGGAGTCCACCGCCGAAGATGAATTAGCGGGAATGCGCCGGGGGGAAAAACTTTTAGAAGCCGTTATCGCCCTCTCACCTCTGTTGGGATTGCTGGGTACGGTTTTGGGTTTAATCCAATCTTTGCGCTCAATTCGCATTGGCGATTTGGGAACTGAATCTACAGCTGGTGTGACTACTGGTATTGGTGAATCTTTAATCAGTACCGCTACTGGGTTGATCGTTGCGATTATCAGTTTGGTATTTTATCGCCTATTTCAAAGTTTTGTCGTTGACCAAGTGAAAATTTTTCGCAAGGCGGGAAATGAGATGGAGTTGTTATATCGTCAGTCTCCGCCTGACTATGACAAAATTGCCTCAGTCATCGTGGAGGAATCTATACCAGAAAGTGTGACTCCTCCCCGCAAGCGAGAGAAAAAACCCTTTCCTAAACCTCCCGAACCCCCAAATACACCTGATTCATTAGAATCTGTAGATCCTGAGCAATAG
- a CDS encoding FIST signal transduction protein: MADQMQWANALSTRPSLEAAVTDVVEQAVSSLTVPADLGLVFISSAFASEYSRLLPLLAEKLAVPVMIGCSGGGVIGTTATGEPQELESQPAISLTLGYLPGVNIQVFHVLSEELPDLDSSPDAWIDVLGVEPSPAPQFILLSSAFSSRINDLLQGLDFAYPGSVVIGGQASSGGSSSQISLFCHDPEGGLHQGLYREGTVGLALSGNIVLETIVAQGCRPIGQPMQVTKAERNIILELDEKVPLVVLRDLISSLSEEERMLAQQSLFVGIVMDQFKLSLQQGDFLIRNILGVDPSVGAIAIGDVARPGQRLQFQLRDAEASAEDLELLLERYQNQQGSQPSAAAAFMFSCVGRGQGLYGKPNFDSELFRRYIHDIPIGGFFCNGEIGPVGGSTFVHGYTSVFGICRQMTAE; this comes from the coding sequence ATGGCAGACCAAATGCAGTGGGCAAATGCCCTATCAACCCGTCCTTCTTTAGAAGCAGCTGTTACAGATGTAGTAGAACAGGCTGTCTCGTCCTTAACAGTACCTGCTGATTTAGGGCTGGTATTCATTTCGTCTGCTTTTGCGAGTGAGTATTCCCGGCTTTTACCCTTGCTAGCTGAAAAACTTGCGGTACCTGTAATGATTGGCTGTAGTGGTGGTGGTGTAATTGGGACTACAGCTACAGGAGAACCTCAAGAATTAGAGTCACAACCCGCTATCAGCCTTACCTTGGGGTATCTGCCGGGTGTGAATATACAAGTTTTTCATGTTCTGTCCGAAGAATTACCAGATTTGGACAGTTCACCAGATGCTTGGATAGATGTGCTTGGTGTGGAACCATCTCCAGCGCCTCAGTTCATTTTGCTGTCTAGTGCTTTTTCTTCGAGAATCAATGATTTATTGCAGGGGCTGGATTTTGCCTACCCTGGCTCGGTGGTCATCGGGGGACAGGCTAGTTCTGGCGGTTCAAGTAGTCAGATATCTTTGTTTTGTCATGATCCTGAAGGCGGTCTGCACCAAGGCCTGTATCGTGAGGGAACCGTAGGCTTGGCGTTGAGTGGCAATATTGTTCTAGAAACTATTGTGGCTCAAGGATGCAGACCCATCGGCCAGCCGATGCAAGTCACAAAAGCTGAACGTAATATCATTCTGGAACTAGATGAAAAAGTGCCGCTAGTGGTGTTACGCGATTTGATTAGTAGCCTGAGTGAAGAAGAACGGATGCTAGCGCAGCAGTCTCTGTTTGTAGGTATAGTGATGGATCAATTTAAGCTGTCTTTACAACAGGGAGATTTTTTAATTCGCAACATCTTGGGGGTAGATCCATCGGTGGGAGCGATCGCCATTGGAGATGTTGCTCGTCCTGGTCAACGCCTACAATTCCAACTGCGTGATGCCGAAGCCTCAGCCGAAGACCTAGAATTACTTCTAGAACGCTATCAAAATCAACAAGGTTCCCAACCCTCTGCGGCTGCGGCTTTCATGTTTTCCTGTGTGGGTCGTGGTCAAGGTCTTTACGGCAAGCCCAATTTTGATTCGGAGTTATTTCGGCGCTACATTCACGATATCCCCATAGGTGGTTTTTTCTGTAATGGCGAAATCGGCCCTGTTGGTGGTAGTACCTTTGTACATGGCTACACCTCAGTTTTTGGCATTTGCCGTCAAATGACTGCTGAGTAG
- a CDS encoding metallophosphoesterase family protein: MAPNFRFAVVSDLHIALPHTIWDHPSRFHLVEVSIPAFESAIEHLTQLNLDFLLLPGDLTQHSEPENHLWLQERLAKLPFPTYVVPGNHDVPVVIANEQSIGFADFPHYYRKFGYENPQQLYYTHQLLPGVRLIGLNSNFFNEDGEQVGRLDAEQLKWLEEVLAAAGDELVLVMVHHNVVEHLPEQSRHPLGKRYMLENSAQLLEILRRYGVKLVFTGHLHIQDVACSQGVYDITTGSLVSYPHPYRVFEFQQDNYGREWLQILSHRVETVADFPNLQHFSRQWMGDRSFPFLVKLLTQYPLNLPLADAENLAIGLRDFWANIADGDALLDYPHFPPAVRRHIQTYGAIASGIPTLIDNNSTLLLGSGPWSVVRGE, translated from the coding sequence ATGGCTCCAAATTTTCGTTTTGCCGTAGTTAGCGACCTACATATAGCTCTTCCCCATACTATTTGGGATCATCCTAGTCGATTTCATCTGGTGGAGGTGAGTATACCAGCTTTTGAAAGTGCAATAGAACATTTAACACAACTTAATTTAGATTTTCTCTTGCTTCCAGGAGACCTAACTCAGCACAGTGAACCGGAAAATCATCTGTGGTTACAAGAAAGATTAGCGAAGCTACCTTTTCCCACCTATGTTGTTCCTGGTAATCATGACGTTCCTGTGGTGATAGCAAATGAGCAATCAATTGGGTTTGCCGATTTTCCCCACTATTACCGCAAGTTTGGTTACGAAAATCCCCAGCAACTTTACTATACACATCAATTGCTGCCTGGAGTCCGGCTAATTGGTCTAAATTCTAACTTTTTTAATGAAGATGGTGAGCAAGTAGGGCGTTTGGATGCTGAACAACTCAAATGGTTAGAAGAGGTACTAGCCGCAGCAGGTGATGAATTAGTACTGGTCATGGTACATCACAATGTCGTTGAGCATCTGCCGGAACAATCGCGCCATCCCCTAGGTAAGCGCTATATGTTAGAAAATTCTGCCCAACTGTTAGAGATTCTCCGGCGTTATGGAGTCAAGCTGGTATTTACAGGACATTTACACATTCAGGATGTGGCTTGCTCACAAGGGGTTTATGACATCACTACTGGTTCTTTAGTTAGTTATCCTCACCCTTATCGTGTGTTTGAGTTTCAACAGGATAATTACGGTAGAGAGTGGTTACAAATTTTATCACATCGTGTAGAAACAGTAGCTGATTTTCCCAACCTGCAACATTTCTCACGCCAGTGGATGGGCGATCGCTCTTTCCCCTTCCTGGTTAAACTATTAACTCAGTACCCCTTAAACCTACCATTGGCAGATGCAGAAAACTTAGCTATTGGTCTGCGGGACTTTTGGGCAAATATTGCCGATGGGGATGCTTTATTAGACTATCCCCATTTTCCCCCAGCAGTGCGTCGCCATATTCAGACCTATGGTGCGATCGCCAGTGGGATTCCTACCCTCATTGATAACAATAGCACTCTTCTGTTAGGGAGTGGTCCGTGGTCCGTGGTCCGTGGTGAGTAG
- a CDS encoding methyltransferase yields MVSQHDSYDTENQMLAGEKMQQMVFCSLITQSIIYVAAKLGIADLLKDGAKSCQELAQSTEADPDSLYRVMRALCSIGIFTEIENRCFQLTPMAEYLRSDVPGSLRAMAIMYGCESWRWQPWGNILYSVKTGKQAFDHVFGMPIFSYLAQQPEAGAIFDACMTSFTSSYINSLISSYDFSSIHTLIDVGGGNGTLMAAILQKYPTVKGVVYEQEQVAEGAKKYLEARELDGRWQVMAGNFFANVPSGGDAYIMKHIIHDWDDESCIKILQNCRNVMPDNGKVLVVENVIGNINEPSPDKFLDLEMLIMTSGGRERTATEFQELFAAAGLQLTNIIPTGSQVSVLECVKG; encoded by the coding sequence ATGGTATCTCAACATGACAGTTACGATACAGAAAATCAAATGCTGGCCGGGGAAAAGATGCAGCAAATGGTTTTTTGCTCGTTAATAACCCAATCAATCATCTACGTAGCCGCTAAATTAGGGATTGCTGATTTACTCAAAGATGGCGCTAAAAGTTGTCAAGAATTAGCGCAATCTACAGAGGCTGATCCCGATTCACTATACAGAGTCATGCGGGCTTTGTGTAGTATTGGTATTTTTACGGAAATAGAAAACCGTTGTTTTCAGCTAACACCCATGGCAGAATATCTCCGCAGTGATGTTCCTGGTTCCCTACGGGCAATGGCCATAATGTACGGTTGTGAAAGCTGGCGTTGGCAACCCTGGGGAAACATTCTCTACTCGGTCAAAACTGGCAAACAGGCTTTTGATCATGTTTTTGGAATGCCCATATTTTCCTATTTGGCTCAACAACCAGAAGCAGGAGCTATATTTGATGCCTGCATGACAAGCTTTACTAGCTCATATATCAATAGTCTCATATCTAGTTACGACTTTTCATCAATCCACACCTTAATTGATGTTGGTGGTGGAAATGGTACTCTGATGGCTGCCATTCTCCAAAAATATCCCACTGTTAAAGGTGTAGTTTACGAACAAGAGCAAGTAGCTGAGGGAGCCAAAAAATATCTAGAAGCAAGGGAATTAGATGGACGTTGGCAAGTAATGGCTGGTAACTTCTTTGCCAACGTACCGAGTGGTGGTGATGCTTACATCATGAAACATATCATTCATGACTGGGACGATGAAAGCTGTATCAAAATTCTCCAAAACTGCCGTAATGTTATGCCAGATAACGGCAAAGTTCTAGTTGTAGAAAATGTGATTGGCAATATTAACGAACCTTCTCCGGATAAGTTCCTTGACCTGGAAATGTTAATCATGACTTCTGGGGGGCGTGAACGCACTGCAACAGAGTTTCAAGAACTTTTTGCTGCTGCTGGGTTACAACTTACTAATATTATTCCTACTGGTTCCCAGGTGAGCGTCCTGGAATGTGTCAAAGGTTGA
- a CDS encoding helix-turn-helix domain-containing protein, which translates to MGSRLRIFLTKKQDRELFDLRTAKVPQKVKDRAEVIRLNADGWYVEKIAAHFDWGEQTVRVVLNKWEKEGIEGLHELPGRGRKPKLVEADIEYLEKCLKEEAQTYNSKQLAEKLDKERGIKVSTNTIRRGLKKKG; encoded by the coding sequence ATGGGGTCAAGGTTAAGGATATTCCTGACAAAAAAACAAGATAGAGAGTTGTTTGACCTGAGAACAGCGAAAGTACCGCAGAAAGTAAAAGATAGAGCTGAAGTAATCAGATTAAATGCAGATGGTTGGTATGTGGAAAAAATAGCGGCTCACTTTGATTGGGGAGAGCAAACAGTAAGAGTCGTGTTGAATAAGTGGGAAAAAGAAGGAATAGAAGGACTCCATGAGTTACCAGGTCGAGGGAGAAAGCCAAAATTGGTGGAAGCTGACATTGAATATTTAGAAAAATGCTTGAAAGAAGAAGCACAAACTTATAACAGTAAGCAATTAGCAGAAAAACTGGATAAAGAGCGTGGGATAAAAGTAAGTACCAACACAATCAGACGGGGACTAAAAAAAAAGGGGTGA
- the trmB gene encoding tRNA (guanosine(46)-N7)-methyltransferase TrmB, giving the protein MAVVRVRQHVNPLAKKYQTPANSLEWEKVYPQLNQPLHLDIGCAKGRFLVKMAQIETNWNFLGLEIREPLVVEANQLRGELGLTNLHYLFCNVNNSLKSLLSSLPTGTLQRVSIQFPDPWFKTRHAKRRVVQPQLVTELADYLAPGGIVFLQSDIEFVATEMRSRFAENPAFERVGTAEWLTENPLPVPTEREIGTQNKGEPVYRAVFVKKTTAP; this is encoded by the coding sequence TTGGCAGTAGTCCGAGTCCGCCAACACGTAAACCCACTGGCTAAAAAGTATCAAACGCCAGCAAATTCTCTAGAATGGGAAAAAGTTTATCCACAGCTAAACCAACCACTACATCTAGATATTGGTTGCGCTAAGGGCAGGTTTTTGGTGAAAATGGCGCAGATAGAAACGAACTGGAATTTTCTGGGTTTGGAAATTCGGGAACCGTTGGTAGTGGAGGCGAATCAGTTACGTGGTGAGTTGGGTTTAACAAATCTGCATTATTTGTTTTGTAATGTGAATAATTCCTTGAAGTCGCTGTTATCGTCTCTACCTACAGGCACTTTACAGCGTGTCAGTATTCAATTTCCCGATCCTTGGTTTAAAACTCGCCATGCTAAACGCCGGGTAGTACAACCGCAATTAGTCACAGAATTAGCTGATTATCTAGCCCCTGGGGGAATTGTGTTTTTGCAATCAGATATTGAGTTTGTGGCTACCGAAATGCGATCGCGCTTTGCCGAAAATCCCGCTTTTGAACGGGTGGGTACAGCAGAATGGTTAACAGAAAACCCTTTACCAGTACCAACAGAACGGGAAATAGGAACTCAGAACAAAGGTGAACCAGTGTATCGGGCTGTATTTGTGAAAAAAACCACAGCACCCTAA
- a CDS encoding WGR domain-containing protein: MEVIYLELSDVQSQKFDELTINNAEFSIRYGRIGTQGQTSTKTYDTPEKAQY, translated from the coding sequence ATGGAAGTAATTTATCTCGAATTATCAGATGTTCAATCTCAAAAATTTGATGAATTGACCATTAATAACGCAGAATTTAGCATTCGTTATGGTCGCATTGGCACTCAAGGACAAACCTCTACTAAGACTTATGATACACCAGAAAAAGCCCAGTATTAA
- a CDS encoding DUF1963 domain-containing protein, whose product MIHQKKPSIKITEELAELSEEFNQWISDYDYEHDTHMRRDKLGGYVDFHSNVNEIAEYAEGKLLLEFSHPFNSDDSFYFFIEDARLSNRDFSEVEFYFVCD is encoded by the coding sequence ATGATACACCAGAAAAAGCCCAGTATTAAAATTACTGAAGAACTTGCAGAACTCAGTGAAGAATTTAATCAATGGATTTCAGATTATGACTATGAACATGATACGCACATGAGACGAGACAAGCTAGGGGGATATGTAGATTTCCATTCTAATGTGAATGAGATTGCAGAATACGCCGAAGGAAAGTTACTATTGGAATTTTCTCATCCTTTTAATAGTGATGATTCTTTCTACTTTTTTATCGAAGATGCTCGGTTAAGTAACCGTGATTTTAGTGAAGTCGAATTTTATTTTGTGTGTGATTAA
- a CDS encoding ExbD/TolR family protein produces MKVNLHTPIEETQIQILPLIDVVFCILTFFLLAALQFTRQQAINIDLPKAATSTLAGGVTSQSATQIVTIDAVGNLYIEKQPVQRDQLAQNLSQYLQANPSGTLVLNASRTATYNDVVEILDLMRQVGGDRVSLGIIPGPTQLPNNSFNPPNFPMSPGGLPAPVPGVNPDMVSPVLPNEAAPQVPVAPETTPAPSR; encoded by the coding sequence ATGAAAGTTAATTTGCATACTCCCATTGAAGAAACACAAATTCAAATTCTCCCCTTAATTGATGTCGTTTTTTGTATCCTGACGTTCTTTTTGTTGGCAGCTTTACAATTTACTCGACAACAGGCAATTAATATTGATTTGCCCAAAGCTGCTACAAGTACATTGGCTGGTGGTGTCACTTCACAGAGTGCCACTCAAATTGTCACTATTGATGCTGTAGGTAATCTTTACATAGAAAAACAGCCTGTACAACGAGATCAGTTAGCACAAAACTTAAGCCAATATCTCCAAGCCAACCCCAGTGGCACTTTGGTACTCAATGCATCACGAACAGCAACCTATAATGATGTGGTGGAAATATTAGACTTGATGCGGCAAGTGGGTGGCGATCGCGTGTCTTTGGGAATTATACCAGGCCCAACTCAACTACCTAATAACTCATTTAATCCACCTAATTTTCCCATGAGTCCAGGAGGATTACCAGCACCAGTTCCGGGAGTTAATCCCGATATGGTGTCTCCAGTTCTGCCCAACGAAGCAGCACCTCAAGTGCCTGTAGCACCTGAAACAACTCCTGCCCCTTCAAGGTGA